A single region of the Chiroxiphia lanceolata isolate bChiLan1 chromosome 20, bChiLan1.pri, whole genome shotgun sequence genome encodes:
- the CRK gene encoding adapter molecule crk isoform X1 translates to MAGQFDSEDRASWYWGRLSRAEAVSLLQGQRHGTFLVRDSGTIPGDFVLSVSESSRVSHYIVNSLGPAGARRAGGEGPGAPGSNPTRFRIGDQEFDSLPSLLEFYKIHYLDTTTLIEPVSRSRQNSGVILRQEEAEYVRALFDFNGNDEEDLPFKKGDILKIWDKPEEQWWNAEDSEGKRGMIPVPYVEKYRPSSASVPTLIGGNQDSSHPQPLGGPEPGPYAQPSINTPLPNLQNGPIYARVIQKRVPNAYDKTALALEVGELVKVTKINMSGQWEGECNGRRGHFPFTHVRLLDQQNPDEDFS, encoded by the exons ATGGCCGGGCAGTTCGACTCCGAGGACCGCGCCAGCTGGTACTGGGGGCGGCTGAGCCGCGCCGAGGCCGTGTCGCTGCTGCAGGGGCAGCGCCACGGCACCTTCCTGGTGCGCGACTCCGGCACCATCCCCGGCGACTTCGTGCTGTCGGTGTCCGAGAGCTCCCGCGTCTCGCACTACATCGTCAACAGCCTGGGGCCGGCGGGAGCCCGGCGGGCCGGCGGCGAGGGCCCCGGGGCCCCGG GGTCGAATCCCACCAGATTTCGAATAGGTGACCAAGAGTTTGATTCTTTGCCATCTTTACTGGAATTCTACAAAATACACTATTTGGACACTACGACCTTGATAGAACCAGTCTCCCGGTCCAGGCAGAATAGTGGTGTTATCctcaggcaggaggaggctgagtATGTGCGAGCTCTCTTTGACTTTAATGGAAATGATGAGGAAGATCTTCCATTTAAGAAAGGAGACATACTGAAAATCTGGGATAAGCCTGAAGAGCAGTGGTGGAATGCAGAAGACAGCgaagggaagaggggaatgATACCCGTTCCTTACGTCGAGAAGTATAGACCTTCCTCTGCTTCAGTCCCTACTCTGATTGGAGGTAACCAGGATAGTTCCCACCCACAACCACTGGGTGGGCCGGAGCCAGGGCCCTATGCCCAGCCCAGCATCAACACTCCGCTCCCTAACCTTCAGAATGGCCCTATTTATGCCCGGGTTATCCAGAAGCGAGTCCCTAATGCCTACGACAAGACAGCCTTGGCTTTGGAG GTCGGTGAGCTGGTAAAGGTCACAAAGATTAACATGAGTGGTCAGTGGGAAGGAGAATGTAATGGCAGACGGGGTCACTTTCCATTCACACACGTCCGTCTGCTGGATCAACAGAATCCCGACGAGGACTTCAGCTGA
- the CRK gene encoding adapter molecule crk isoform X2 — MAGQFDSEDRASWYWGRLSRAEAVSLLQGQRHGTFLVRDSGTIPGDFVLSVSESSRVSHYIVNSLGPAGARRAGGEGPGAPGSNPTRFRIGDQEFDSLPSLLEFYKIHYLDTTTLIEPVSRSRQNSGVILRQEEAEYVRALFDFNGNDEEDLPFKKGDILKIWDKPEEQWWNAEDSEGKRGMIPVPYVEKYRPSSASVPTLIGGR, encoded by the exons ATGGCCGGGCAGTTCGACTCCGAGGACCGCGCCAGCTGGTACTGGGGGCGGCTGAGCCGCGCCGAGGCCGTGTCGCTGCTGCAGGGGCAGCGCCACGGCACCTTCCTGGTGCGCGACTCCGGCACCATCCCCGGCGACTTCGTGCTGTCGGTGTCCGAGAGCTCCCGCGTCTCGCACTACATCGTCAACAGCCTGGGGCCGGCGGGAGCCCGGCGGGCCGGCGGCGAGGGCCCCGGGGCCCCGG GGTCGAATCCCACCAGATTTCGAATAGGTGACCAAGAGTTTGATTCTTTGCCATCTTTACTGGAATTCTACAAAATACACTATTTGGACACTACGACCTTGATAGAACCAGTCTCCCGGTCCAGGCAGAATAGTGGTGTTATCctcaggcaggaggaggctgagtATGTGCGAGCTCTCTTTGACTTTAATGGAAATGATGAGGAAGATCTTCCATTTAAGAAAGGAGACATACTGAAAATCTGGGATAAGCCTGAAGAGCAGTGGTGGAATGCAGAAGACAGCgaagggaagaggggaatgATACCCGTTCCTTACGTCGAGAAGTATAGACCTTCCTCTGCTTCAGTCCCTACTCTGATTGGAG GTCGGTGA